A window of Tautonia plasticadhaerens contains these coding sequences:
- a CDS encoding DUF4832 domain-containing protein: MSFGVRMRTTIEPTGPWRRPARSLGTGGTWLLVGLMLASSMASVRADEPPAEVVVRPEPAPGPLDNPLKGWCPYTDAGPIRQPYSMVFLYAPWKELEPEEGRYAFEQWERRAWAAPEAQGKHVVLRVYIDYPGRPSGLPGWLKDQGVTLTPYEDHGGGLSPDYDDPRMVAALERLIEAMGRRYNAHPRVAFLQLGLLGFWGEWHTWPRSELYASPQTEQRVIEAYRRAFPDTLLQARYARDFAGEQPWLGFHDDMFPEDTDNGRDWSFLAGLRRSGRTDNWQRAAIGGEMVPHRATAWLGPEYRQTVEMLERGHFTWIGPYCPALGRSQGPEFRERGEALVRRMGYQFRLDEIRHPASVVRDEPLKVVIRGENEGVAPFYYPWQAELALLDESGEPVEWLRLDCDVRSWLPGPFRVEEAVGVQAPAGRYRLALGIIDPWTDRPSIAFANELDRQGGWAVLSALVVESRQVGDRP; the protein is encoded by the coding sequence ATGAGCTTCGGAGTACGGATGAGGACGACGATCGAGCCGACGGGGCCGTGGAGGAGGCCCGCCCGATCCCTCGGCACGGGCGGGACGTGGCTCCTCGTGGGGCTGATGCTCGCCTCATCGATGGCGTCGGTCCGTGCCGACGAGCCGCCGGCCGAGGTGGTCGTCCGCCCCGAGCCCGCCCCCGGACCGCTGGACAATCCGCTCAAGGGCTGGTGCCCCTACACCGACGCCGGGCCGATCCGCCAGCCCTACTCGATGGTCTTCCTCTACGCCCCCTGGAAGGAGTTGGAGCCCGAGGAGGGCCGCTACGCCTTCGAGCAATGGGAACGTCGGGCCTGGGCTGCGCCCGAGGCCCAGGGCAAGCACGTCGTCCTGCGGGTCTACATCGACTACCCCGGCCGGCCCTCGGGCCTGCCCGGCTGGCTCAAGGACCAAGGCGTCACGCTGACGCCGTATGAGGACCACGGCGGCGGGCTCTCGCCCGACTACGACGACCCCCGGATGGTGGCGGCGCTGGAGCGGCTGATCGAGGCGATGGGCCGCCGCTACAACGCCCACCCCAGGGTGGCCTTCCTCCAGCTCGGCCTGCTGGGCTTCTGGGGCGAGTGGCACACCTGGCCCCGCAGCGAGCTGTACGCCAGCCCGCAGACCGAGCAGCGGGTCATCGAGGCGTACCGGAGGGCATTCCCCGACACGCTCCTCCAGGCCCGCTACGCCAGGGACTTCGCCGGGGAGCAGCCGTGGCTGGGCTTCCACGACGACATGTTCCCCGAGGACACCGACAACGGCCGGGACTGGTCGTTCCTGGCCGGGCTCCGCCGGTCGGGCCGCACCGACAACTGGCAGCGGGCGGCCATCGGCGGCGAGATGGTGCCGCACCGGGCGACGGCGTGGCTCGGGCCGGAGTACCGCCAGACCGTCGAGATGCTGGAGCGGGGGCACTTCACGTGGATCGGCCCGTACTGCCCGGCTCTGGGACGCTCGCAAGGCCCGGAGTTCCGGGAGCGGGGCGAGGCCCTGGTGCGACGGATGGGCTACCAGTTCCGGCTCGACGAGATCCGGCACCCCGCCTCCGTCGTCCGGGATGAGCCGCTCAAGGTCGTGATCCGAGGCGAGAATGAGGGGGTCGCCCCGTTCTACTACCCCTGGCAGGCGGAGCTGGCCCTGCTGGACGAGTCGGGCGAGCCGGTCGAGTGGCTGCGGCTGGACTGCGACGTGCGATCATGGCTTCCGGGGCCGTTCCGGGTCGAGGAGGCGGTCGGCGTCCAGGCCCCGGCGGGCCGCTACCGCCTGGCCCTGGGCATCATCGACCCCTGGACCGATCGCCCGTCCATCGCCTTCGCCAACGAGCTGGACCGCCAGGGGGGCTGGGCCGTGCTCTCGGCGCTCGTCGTCGAGTCGAGGCAGGTCGGTGACCGGCCCTGA
- a CDS encoding DUF7079 family protein has protein sequence MAFVEAEIGRREPVWAALSELWLDTELAEDDLRRIAEAMRRSGYSVGELREIYLFEVAPVVFPNLLSIAGEWACFDREWLYDEAARRARRRTPILRMLVRLGIGRRAMTFATERHWHRLVELMVPASATGP, from the coding sequence ATGGCATTCGTCGAGGCAGAGATCGGGCGGAGGGAGCCGGTCTGGGCCGCACTCTCCGAGTTGTGGCTCGACACGGAGCTTGCGGAGGACGACCTGCGGCGGATCGCCGAGGCCATGAGGCGGTCGGGCTACAGCGTCGGTGAGCTGAGGGAGATCTACCTCTTCGAGGTCGCTCCCGTCGTCTTCCCCAACCTGCTGTCCATCGCCGGGGAGTGGGCCTGTTTCGACCGGGAGTGGCTCTACGATGAGGCGGCCAGGCGGGCGAGGAGGCGGACCCCGATCCTACGTATGCTGGTCCGTCTCGGGATCGGGAGGCGGGCCATGACGTTCGCCACGGAGCGGCATTGGCACAGGCTCGTCGAGCTGATGGTCCCGGCGTCGGCAACCGGGCCATGA
- a CDS encoding tautomerase family protein has translation MPVVNVRITRDGVTAEQKRQVVAEITQTLRRVLGKRPEHTHVIIEEVDPENWGFAGMLTTEYRSRDARTTGEQSTDEGRGPGPSGAP, from the coding sequence ATGCCGGTCGTCAACGTGAGGATCACCCGTGACGGCGTGACGGCGGAGCAGAAGCGGCAGGTCGTCGCCGAGATTACGCAGACGCTCCGGCGGGTGCTCGGGAAGCGGCCGGAGCACACCCACGTGATCATCGAGGAGGTCGATCCCGAGAACTGGGGCTTCGCCGGGATGCTGACGACCGAGTATCGCAGCCGGGACGCCCGGACGACCGGGGAGCAGAGCACCGACGAAGGCCGTGGCCCAGGGCCGTCGGGGGCACCGTGA
- a CDS encoding ankyrin repeat domain-containing protein, translating into MNDTPLHRAETAEEAERLIDGGCRVDRPGWMGATPLFRAAERGLTEVARALIRRGANVNAGRPDRPTALHYAANAEVAGVLTDAGAEVEALDGIGRSPLHWAAQFGRPDVAELLIRSGSEVNRPAADGMTPLHWAAQEGRAEVVRLLLREGAEADRQDGRGRTPLHRAAWRGQAEVVEVLLDAGADAGIRNKGGQTPRHEAESNGHEATAKRLEAAQGKSVRAEKVLTEPPARRSLALTKVRTHPLRPEAVTVADQAALHRWGLGEPPGVVTGLQAHHPWFTDMAVDPQGDVFAVTTPGQAIELRRWDDLRVVAQVACPTEGRSGWQALDFSPDGRWLAVAGSYELVRLIDRATGEVVATEEAGEGTCCVRFDPSSRLLATACSFQGGGHVRIDRIEGGRLVPVAELDRSDHRTPGKRFVDTLAHLAFSPDGGSLALFETSAIYPDARPMGWRGDVVVYEAGTWAQRWAASVDAEATGDGRNLAQAGHELGFLTEVLFVDDETLACGATGGHVLFYRVADGKLLRRVRVHPEAPVVSLALEPSGRAVWAALGVGGGTLARVPL; encoded by the coding sequence ATGAACGACACGCCGCTGCACAGGGCCGAGACCGCCGAGGAGGCGGAGCGGCTCATCGATGGAGGCTGTCGGGTCGATCGCCCCGGCTGGATGGGGGCCACGCCGCTGTTCCGGGCGGCGGAACGGGGGCTGACCGAGGTCGCCCGTGCCCTGATCCGCCGGGGGGCCAACGTCAACGCCGGGCGGCCCGATCGCCCGACGGCCCTGCACTACGCCGCCAATGCCGAGGTGGCGGGCGTCCTGACCGACGCCGGGGCGGAGGTCGAGGCCCTCGATGGGATCGGCCGATCGCCCCTGCACTGGGCCGCTCAGTTCGGGCGGCCTGACGTGGCCGAACTCCTGATCCGCTCCGGGTCCGAGGTCAACCGCCCGGCGGCCGACGGGATGACCCCGCTGCACTGGGCCGCCCAGGAGGGCCGGGCCGAGGTCGTCCGGCTCTTGCTTCGTGAAGGGGCGGAGGCCGATCGGCAGGATGGCCGGGGCCGCACGCCGCTGCATCGGGCCGCCTGGCGGGGCCAGGCCGAGGTCGTGGAGGTGCTGCTCGACGCCGGAGCCGACGCAGGGATACGGAACAAGGGCGGCCAGACTCCCCGACACGAGGCCGAGTCGAACGGCCACGAGGCGACGGCGAAACGCCTGGAAGCAGCCCAGGGCAAGTCGGTCCGAGCGGAAAAGGTGCTCACGGAGCCACCGGCGAGGAGGTCGCTCGCTCTGACGAAGGTCAGGACGCACCCGCTGCGGCCCGAGGCGGTCACCGTCGCCGATCAGGCGGCCCTGCACCGCTGGGGACTCGGGGAGCCGCCGGGGGTCGTCACCGGCCTCCAGGCCCATCACCCCTGGTTCACCGACATGGCCGTGGACCCGCAGGGCGACGTGTTCGCCGTGACCACGCCCGGTCAGGCGATCGAGCTGCGGCGGTGGGATGACCTCCGGGTCGTGGCCCAGGTCGCCTGCCCCACCGAGGGCCGGTCCGGCTGGCAGGCCCTCGACTTTTCCCCGGACGGGCGCTGGCTCGCCGTCGCCGGCTCCTACGAGCTGGTCCGGCTCATCGACCGGGCCACCGGGGAGGTCGTCGCCACGGAGGAGGCCGGGGAAGGGACGTGCTGCGTGCGGTTCGACCCGTCGTCCCGCCTGCTGGCCACCGCCTGCTCGTTCCAGGGCGGCGGGCACGTGCGGATCGACCGGATCGAGGGCGGCCGGCTGGTGCCGGTGGCCGAGCTCGACCGGAGCGATCATCGGACGCCCGGCAAGCGATTCGTGGACACGCTGGCCCACCTGGCATTCAGCCCCGACGGAGGGTCGCTGGCCCTGTTCGAGACCTCGGCGATCTACCCCGACGCCCGGCCGATGGGGTGGCGGGGCGATGTGGTGGTGTACGAGGCCGGGACGTGGGCGCAGCGGTGGGCCGCCTCGGTCGATGCCGAGGCGACCGGGGATGGCCGCAACCTCGCCCAGGCGGGGCACGAGTTGGGATTCCTCACCGAGGTGCTCTTCGTGGACGACGAGACGCTGGCCTGCGGGGCGACCGGCGGCCACGTCCTGTTCTACCGGGTCGCCGACGGCAAGCTCCTGCGGCGGGTCCGTGTCCACCCCGAGGCCCCGGTCGTGTCGCTCGCCCTGGAGCCTTCGGGACGGGCCGTCTGGGCGGCCCTAGGCGTGGGCGGCGGCACGCTGGCCCGTGTCCCCCTTTGA